From the Rhinoraja longicauda isolate Sanriku21f chromosome 5, sRhiLon1.1, whole genome shotgun sequence genome, the window TAAATTCGCAGGAAACGTTTTAATCCGGCTGGTTCCCGTTTCCCTATTAATAACCGTTATATCTTGACGAGTACATGATTACTTTAATTTAATCTCCGTTAAGTTGTTCATCATACGTATTGGAACACAACCGATATTTTTCAACAGGCGCTAACTATCCTGGACCCTTGTCACTGTTCTCCCTGATAATAACTGAACTAACACAGACGTGTAACATTGTCAAATGCTAGAAAGCTAGAGTGAGGGGGAGGTTTTGCAATCTGTTTTATGATGCGCAGTTTAAACGTGTCCTTAAAATGCGCAGGAGACTAATGCTGTTTAATAATTAAATTCGTGAGAGAATCCTTTTCCACACATGAAAATTGTGCTAAACAGAAAATGCCAAGAGTACTGGGGTAATTCAGTATGTCACAGCGGCTAGCTATTTCTCACTGAAATATCGTACCAcgccacaatctaccacagggtATATGCCAGCTGAACTCGTGAAAAGAAGGCTCAGAACTAGACAGTTTGGTTCTACCTATCCCATCTCCTAAGGTTGAACGCAAACAATCTGATGAGAAATGTAATTATGGTGGAAGTCAAAAAGAATGTAGGTTCAATACATATGATCTGgtttgtgttctcagcccccccttacaaagcaaacaaatgggaGGTGGGAGCAGTAGTTGAAATGAGTGGTACCAGGAGGTACTTGGTAGAAATTGGAGGATGTGTTAGAAGTGTGCACATAAACCATATGATCCCAGCAAGGGATGAACTGGTACAAGAGCAAAGCATAGACAAGAAGCAGATCTGTCAGACTTTGGTATTATTCCAAGTtcaggaaaggagggagagagaaaacgggtaattatagaccagttagtctgacatcagtggtggggaagatgctggagtcaattataaaagacgaaattgctgagcatttggatagcagtaacaggatcattccgagccagcatggatttacgaaggggaaatcatgcttgacaaatctactggaactttttgaggatgtaactaggaaaattgacaggggcgagtcagtggatgtggtgtacctcgactttcagaaagccttcgacaaggtcccacataggagattagtgggcaaaattagagcacatggtattgggggtagggtactgacatggatagaaaattggttgacagacagaaagcaaagagtggggataaatgggtcccttttggaatggcaggcagtgaccagtggggtaccgcaaggtttggtgctgggaccccagctatttacgatatacattaatgacttagatgaagggattaaaagtaccataagctggggggtagtgtgaattgtgaggaagatgcaataaggctgcagggtgacttggacaggttgtgtgagtgggcggatacatagcagatgcagtttaatgtagataagtgagaggttattcactttggaagtaagaatagaaaggcagattattatctgaatggtgtcaagttaggaggaggggatgttcaacgagatctgggtgtcctagtgcatcagtcactgaaaggaagcatgcaggtacagcaggcagtgaagaaagccaatggaatgttggccttcataacaagaggagttgagtataggagcaaagaggtccttctacagttgtaccgggccctggtgagactgcacctggagtactgtgtgcagttttggtctccaaatttgaggaaggatattcttgctattgagggcgtgcagcgtaggttcactaggttgattcccggaatggcgggactgtcgtatgttgaaaggctggagcaattaggcttgtatacactggaatttagaaggatgaggggggatcttattgaaacatataagataattaggggattggacacattagaggcaggaaacatgttcccaatgttgggggagtccagaacaaggggccacagtttaagaataaggggtaggccatttagaacggagatgaggaagaaccttttcagtcagagtggtgaaggtgtggaattctctgcctcagaaggcagtggaggccagtttgttggatgctttcaagagagagctggatagagctcttaaggatagcggagtgagggggtatggggagaaggcaggaacggggtactgattgagagtgatcagccatgatcgcattgaatggcggtgctggctcgaggggctgaatggcctactcctgcacctattgtctattcagatgtAAGCAGAATCTCCAAAGAAAGTAGAAACTTGACTCCTTTAGAAGCACAACCTGACACTCCCCCTAAACCACTCAGGAGATCAGAAAGAGTGCGTAAACCAGTCGTCAGATTAAGTTAATAAAATTATTCGTTGTCTAATTTACAAGTTATTTTACTTTTTAAGTGGAGAGCAGCGTAGTATATAAAATAGTAACTAACTTTAAGAACAGTACTTttatggtatgatttgtgtcatgtgatattcTGTCTTATCAGTCTGGTGAGTATGTACAGTGtacttttgtgaaataaataagacccacactggcaacagcatgtactgaaaacctgtgcttgtttctatctgCATGCTGAAGTCATAACATCTTGCAGATAGCATTCACGGAAAGAAAAACCTAATGGCACAAGTCAGTATTCTTCCATCAGAAATGAaatggggtttttttgggggggagggacgggacaaagggtgcAGACCAAGGGACTTAACAGTCTGCAGCTGCCTGAGAATGACTGAAGGTTTGTTTATTACATCTGTTCTGCCTGGAAGCAATGCAAATAAAATTAATGGTGGGGGCAATGAATGAGTGGAATTGTTGGAACTAGGATACaaaactgcaattgctggaaatGTTTCATGccgctagtgtgtccaatcccttaatcttatctttcgataagatcccctctcatccttctaaattccagtgtatacaagcccaggcgctccattctttcaacatatgacagtctcgccatcctgggaattaacctcatgaacctacgctgcactccctcaatagcaagaatgcccttcctcaaatttggagaccaaaactgcacacaatactccaggtgtggtctcacttggaccctgtacaactgcagaaggacctctgctcctatactcaactcctcttgttatgaaggccaacataccattagctttcttcactgcctgctgtacctgcatgcttgctttcagtgaccaatagacaataggtgcaggagtaggccattcagcccttcgagccagcaccgccattcaatgtgatcatggctgatcactctcaatcagtaccccgttcctgccttctccccataccccctcactccgctatccttaagagctctatccagctctctcttgaaagcatccaacgaactggcctccactgctttctgaggcagagaattccacaccttcaccaccctctgactgaaaaagttcttcctcatctcggttctaaatggcctaccccttattcttaaactgtggccccttgttctggactcccccaacattgggaacatgttatctgcctctaatgtgtccaatcccctaattatcttatatgtttcaataagatcccccctcatccttctaaattccagtgtatacaagcccaatcgctccagcctttcaacatacgacagtcccgccattccgggaattaacctagtgaatctacactgcacgccctccatagcaagaatatccttcctcaaatttggagaccaaaactgcacacagtactccaggtgcggtctcaccagggcccggtacaactgtagaaggacctctttactcctatactcaactcctcttgttacgaaggccaacattccattggctttcttcactgcctgctgtacctgcatgcttcctttcattgactgatgcacgaggacacccagatctcgttgaactccccctcctcctaacttgacaccattcagataataatctgcctttctattcttacttccaaagtgaataacctcacacttatctacattaaactgcatctgccatgtatccgcccactcacacaacctgtccaagtcaccctgcagccttattgcatcttcctcacaattcacactaccccccaacttagtatcatctgcaaatttgctaatggtacttttaatcccttcgtctaagtcattaatgtatatcgtaaatagctggggtcccagcaccgaaccttgcggtaccccactggtcactgcctgccattccgaaagggacccatttatccccactctttgctttctgtctgtcaaccaattttctatgcagggtgacttggacaatgaataagggcacccagatctcattgtacttccccttttcctaacttgacaccattcagataatctgccttccttttcttaccaccaaagtggataacctcacatttatccacattaaactgcatctgcccactcacccaacctgtccaagtcaccctgcatgctCACAgcgtcctcctcacagttcacactgccacccagctttgtgtcatctgcaaatttgccagtgttacttttaatcccttcatctaagtcattaatgtatagtaaatagctgcggtcctagcaccgagccttgcgataccccactagtcactgcctgccattctgaaagggacccgttaatccctactctttgtttcctgtctgtcaaccaattttctatacatgtctaccctacccccaataccatgtgctctaattttgtccactaatctcctatgtgggaccttatcgaaggctttctggaagtccaggtacactatttCTAAACATGCGATACTCAATTTTAAGGCATTTTTCAAATGCTGCCAGGATTTAGCCTTTTTCTCCATCCCATGTTCACATTTCACCAACCAACAATTGTCTTTAAATACAACAAAGCGAAGATTTTTGCGCCGTGACGTTCTGTACCATTTTTTTGCATTGCTCTGAAGTTACAACCTAGGTTTTATTGTTGAATTTTGTGACAGTGTCCTGGGTATTAATAGCTTTGAATTGCTTTTGTAGGTTGATCTCTCAAAAGATCTCCAGCACTGGGAGTCCTTGAAGTCAGATGAGCGATACTTCATTTCTCATGTCTTGGCGTTTTTTGCAGCCAGTGATGGTATTGTTAATGAGAATCTGGTAAGATGTGTTGTTTTTACCTGGAATCTTAAAGTCAGAGGTTTTTCTTGGATTATTTGCTGATCTTGCTTTCATTGGCCCACAGGTTGAGCGCTTCAGTCAAGAAGTTCAAGTAACAGAGGCTCGTTGCTTTTATGGTTTCCAAATTGCAATGGAAAATATTCATTCTGAAATGTACAGTCTTCTAATTGACACTTACATTAAGGATACTAAAGAGAGGTAAATAGATTCTCATGGTAGCCTCAGATTAATGACTTTTCTCTGCATTCATGCTTCTGAAATATCCATTTTCCTTCACAGAGATTATCTGTTTAATGCAATTGAGACTTTGTCCTGTGTGAAGAAAAAGGCCGACTGGGCACTGCATTGGATTGGTGACAAGCAAGCAACATTTGGTGAGTAGTGACTTACTATTGAAAGTGGGTATTTTCAAGAAAATTAATTCTGACTATAACGTCACATCCAATGTAACTGCAATGCATTCTTTTCCGTACAGCTAATCCAGGAAATAACCTGAAATTgcaaagtcactggatattttagaAATATCGCATAACAATCTTtatgtgaaaggagcagaattagtcaatttggcccattaagtctactctgccattcaatcatggctgatctatctttcccatctaactccattctcctgccttctccccataacctctgacacccatgcaaatcaagaatcaatctatctatctatctatctatctcttccttataaatatccattgacggcctccacagcctcctgtggcaaagaattccacagattcaccatcctctgactaaagaaattcctcctcatcttcctgcataCTTGTCGCACTGTTGCCCACTTTATCCTTTGATTATCCTTGTGAATTGGAATACCACTTTTGGTTCCAGTGACAATAGTGGACAAAGCTGTTTGAATTTATCTAATCAATGCAAATGTTTGCTGTTAGTTTCGCATTTTGGCACCACAACTTgcgtctcataattttacatcggtctcccctccatctccaatgttccggagaaaacaattcaagtccatGTGATGTGGCTGAGGCAGCTTTCAGAGGATTAATGGTTGTGGCTGCTTTTATGTTTTCGCCCTGAGATTGCGTTTTAGAATTTCCACCCTGATATTGGGTTTACAACTGTAATTTCCTGCATTGTGCAGGAAATCTGACAAATGAGGTCAGAGCCAACAGACGCATTGTCACTGGATCTTCCCTTAAATATAAGTGTGCTTAAGCTTGGAAATTCCAGGCCTTGGGGATAAACAGATCCCTTGTGTGATGGGACCTGCATAAATAAATAAGTAGCCTTTGCATTTTTTTAGTTGCTTGTATTTTAAAATACAGAAAGTTGCGTTCACAGCTTAAACACATTTGAATATGTTAAATTCTTGAATTCGCCAGGTGAGAGGATCGTTGCATTTGCTGCTGTTGAAGGAATCTTCTTCTCTGGATCCTTTGCTGCTATTTTCTGGTTGAAGAAGCGAGGTTTAATGCCTGGGTTGACTTTCTCCAATGAGCTGATCAGCAGAGATGAGGTATGATAATCAAGCCGCCTGGGTTGTGGATTTGCTTCAATGCCTCTTTAAAATTAATGacattggttttttttaaactgattctCGCTGTTTCATTTCCAGCATTCCACTTCCCTGCTGAAAGCAACCATTTTGCTTGGATAGGATTCTGAGTGGCTGATGTAGTTCATGATCTGTTATGGGTCACTTCTTCTTTAAAGGAACAGGGGTTCTTCAAATTTCCCACTTTATAGCAACGTTAGAAATTTAGCATTGTGCTCTTAGTGCAATTTCTGGTTTGCTAATAATCAACTAAATGAAATATCTGAAAAAGGATCCAGGCttattaatttcttttttaaagttTAACCATGGGAGTCCTCCAGCTGAAAGGTTAAAATAGCTTTGAGGCTAGAAATGTTAGATGTGTAGTTGTGTTCAATGTATTAGATTTGTTTGACCAATTCTGTTAGATTTGTACTACTATTGGCAGACTCCTTACATACAGTCGGGCCGTTCTGATCTAAATAAAATTTCTGCCAGACATAATGTGCTGTTGTGATGTTTGTTTCAGGGTCTGCACTGTGATTTTGCCTGCTTGATGTTCAAACACTTAATACAAAAACCATCAGAGGAGAAGGTGCGAGGGATCATTCTGGATGCTGTGAAAATAGAACAggtaattttattaaaaaaatagaccatgtggacccattgggcccaaactccttcattgttgcagcaccctctcctccatccccctcaaccccccttatcctccctccctccaccccctccctcccttcctaggagatagatttaaacttttaaatgtgaatatctttaaaaatataactccgatttcaatgaaacttccattagcaccaaagggacgatggtgagtaaggtgggcctaaaattgttgcgctatcgtgtaccgttttggctgtagttcaggaacaaacaaacgagtgttttagtatatagatactgcATGAAAGGGAACTGCTCAGTGCCTCTAATCTACACAGCACAAGGTATTGGGTATCATTTTCCATCTTTCACCAACTAAAAATAAGGgatttaaaatatatactttGCATTTCAGGAGTTTCTGACTGAATCTTTGCCAGTAAACCTGATTGGAATGAACTGCATCTTAATGAAACGTTACATTGAATTTGTAGCTGACCGATTGATGTTGGAACTGGGATTCAATAAGGTATGATATACAAACATATTAATAAGAGTGTCAAGTCTCAAACCTACTTTGCCACTTTAATAGAATTGTGGTCGATCTGATTGAAATTCCATGAGTTTCACAGTGTTTATTTTTAGTGATCCATCAGTTCAGGGTTCTCCCACAAGACATATTTGTCACCATCGACCCTGTCAATACCCCACAGAATATACGATGCAAGAATCTAGATCTTTATTTTTCTCTGTCCATATCCGGCTATTCTGATCGGTCAATCCTTGTGAAACAATGTGCTCTTCAATATTGTGAAGCTTGTAATTTATTGGCATCTTTCCTGAAATAAGGAGACCTGCACTGTATGAAGTACTTTAGTGTCCCTTTGTAATATACAATATATTATTGAATCCTTCATGCTAAATTAACCAAGTGTTAACAACTATTTCTTTCTAGATCTATAAAGCTGAGAATCCATTTGACTTTATGGAGAACATTTCTTTGGAAGGCAAAACTAATTTTTTTGAAAAGAAAGTTGGAGAGTATCAGAGGATGGGTGTGATGGCCAAGAGTGCTGACAATTCTTTCTCACTTGATGCCGAGTTTTGAAAGGACGGTGAAGATTTGCAGTCGGGTGGCAAAATAGGATTAAAAAGCTGACGTGTTAGTTCCACACACATCACTGACTTTTCAGTTTGCATTGATAATAACCCGGTTTGGGCACACGGCTGAGTTCTGACTAATTCCAAAGTTTGGAATTGGTGGAGATTGCACATTGTAGGATTTTGAAAGCAAAAGAAGATATACATGTTACTTCAAGTGTAACTGTTTAATTACATAATTTACAGCTCTGCAACAGTGGGCGCATGTCATTTTGTTGCAGAAACACTTGAATGAGGCTTGGTGCTGTTAAGAATTTTATAAAGGAGCCTAATTGGCTTTAGCCACTGTTTTGTTAAGAGCAGTTTTCAGTGGGTTTTAAtatgtaaatatattttaatcAAAATGCACTTTCTAAATAAAATTTCAAACATTTACATTTGGTGCCTTGTTTAATTAAACAGCTTTTTGCAGTGGGTGTTGAGTGCTGCAGTGAATCAGCACGGATGTGAATTAGTACAatagcatttaacattgcaggcaaTTCACCATGGCACAGAGTACTGCTATTTTAAAGAGGCGCTGCACCCCACGGGAAGACTAGAGCCATCTTTACATTTTTGTATAAATCTCCAATTTGAGTTTAACCTCGCTGATAAAGGAGGAGACCtagcacagaaaggtcagtgttggaatgggaagggaaattagtgtttggcaaccggaaggttgggtaggtccaggcggactgttcagtgaaatgatcgcccagtctacatttggtattGTCGATGTAGGAGTCCAAAccatgaacaacggatacagtagatgaggatggaggaggtgcaggtgaacctctgcctaacttgaAAGGTCTATCGGGGTTCCTAgacagttgagggaggaggtatagggacaggtgttgcatcctgcagttgcaggggaagatacctggggaggggtggtttggatgggaagggatgtgtTGACAAGTTGTGGATTGAACGGTCTGCGGAAGggggaaaggagtggagatgggaagatgactagtgggatcctgttggaggtggcaacatttcggaggattatgtattGTAAGTGACGGCTGATggcgtgaaaggtaaggacttggGGCACTCCCTGTTGCAACTAGGGGAGCAAGGGGAGAGCTGCAGGGTTCTGAGGAGAtgcgtgtgagggcctcatctatgatggaagaggtgaACCCCTGTTCTCTAAAGAATTAGAATTTTTTTACCACTTTGTTGAGAAGTGTCATTTAAGTAATTTATTGGTTTCTGAGCATTGTACTTGGATATATCCAACTACTAAATATCTGTACTAATATTGCACTAAATATCTTGAATATATAACATGTTAAGGCAAGAAAAAATGGACTTTTGAGACTTGGATCATGGAATCAGTTTATCAATGAAATTGAGGGGTAAGGGAAATGTGAGCCAGAGCTCAGGGACAAAGGTAGCACTGACTTAAGACCTGAAAAGTaaaatataattttgcatttcttTGAAATAATGTTATATTCAAGGCTGGAGTTAATTAGCAATTATCACACTGTTAATTGCGGCTTATTGCAGAAAAGGATTTCATTAAGTTTACTGGAAGATTAATGTACATGTGAGTTAATAATGAAGGCCAAAAGTAAACTCATCTCTGGAGGTAGAGGAAAGGAACATGTTGGCTGAATAAGGGGATATCAGATTTGTTGAACTGCAGATATTAACTGCTGATCAATTATGCAATTAAAAATGTGATCgagatactcaacaggtcaggcaacacccatGGAAAGAACATTTAATGTTCAGCTTAGTTAACTCATCAGACCTGGGGGAAAAAGGTCAAAATGAAACAACCTTAAAATTAGTTGGGACAGGGAAGGAGATAAGTAACAGGATGAAAGGCATGAGAGATTCAGCCACTGCAAATTAAAATAAGGAACACTTGCAAGGTGAGgggttttaaaattaatttatgcaATTTTATTTTCCCTTTGCTACTATTACCTCAAGGACTTGCTGGATTTGGGCAGATTGCCCAGCTAATTGCCAAAAGTTAGTGCTGGAAATTAATATAAGGAGTTTACATGCAGTAATGGTCAAGCCCATCAAACTCCAGACTGGTAATAGCACAACATCTTGTCAAAATATTaaattttctattttcatttgtCTTTTCTCAACCGATCTTTGTCTTTAATTCTCTACTTGCATTGACTCCAATTCACCACTCTTGTTATACCTCTGATTTATATCTAATTTCCAAAAGAGTTTGTTGGTTCTGATCGGTGGTCTGAGCTGCTTATGTTGGTGACTTATGCAGGATGCAAAGGGTGGCAcattgacacagctggtagagctgctgcataatTACAGAAACCTGGGTTATGTTgagtgcacattctccttgtgaccatgtgggtttcctcccatatcccaacaatagtgggtttgtagaataattgacctctgtaaattgctctgtgtgtagggagtggatgtgaaagggataacagaactagtgtggacaggtaattgatagtcggcatggacttggcctgaagggcctgtttccatgctgtatctgaacCTGATTTGCAGAAATATTGAGCTAGGAAATACTGTTAAGTGTACAGGTTAAGAGCAAATCTGCAGCTCTGCAATTGAGTATATCCATGTTGATATTTGAGACTGCATCAATCCTgatgggtctctacccgaaagcaGATATCATTGTCTTCAGCCTTCACTTCTATTATGGAGACGGTTTACATTATCTGCCAGGGGCTGGAAATTTGCATCTCGTTCTCTTCTCTCCCTGTACCCCGGCAGACTTAAATTAAATATATGCATTGTTAGTAATCTTAATTTTTTTCAATATATCCTCACAGAACACTGGTGCATGCAGAGAATATccacacaatttgagatttgcacacCGTAATGCAGCATACCGATATACATATGAATGAACAATTAAGATaatttaattctgaagttatttaAGTTTTTGCTGAGAATGTTGAGAACGATTGATATCAAACCACTGAGAATGCATGCACGTCACAGCAGAGGGCGCTCACCACATGGAAATTCAGATGACATCTAATATCACTATATCACTCTGTTACCTCAAGGTAGAAGTTGAACTTCTGCTTTAGTTCTGTGGGGTTTGAGTTATACATGGGATCCACAAACTGTAGCACGGGCAGAGGTGCGTGGAATGGATATTGCAAGTTTCCTGCTGAGTTTGTGGTTATTAGTATGGTGGTTATTaatgtcagtcatacagcatggaaacagacccttcagcccaacttgctgaccaacatgccccatggtcctcgatttccctaatctgggcaaaagacactgcatttacccgatctattcctttcatgattttgtacatgtctat encodes:
- the rrm2 gene encoding ribonucleoside-diphosphate reductase subunit M2, whose product is MLPARTPLAAKNENVVFTQMNDVSLNDKENTPPSLSSTRVLASKTARNIFAVPQVKPGKSSDSSGLQDEPLLRENPRRFVIFPIQYHDIWRMYKKAEASFWTAEEVDLSKDLQHWESLKSDERYFISHVLAFFAASDGIVNENLVERFSQEVQVTEARCFYGFQIAMENIHSEMYSLLIDTYIKDTKERDYLFNAIETLSCVKKKADWALHWIGDKQATFGERIVAFAAVEGIFFSGSFAAIFWLKKRGLMPGLTFSNELISRDEGLHCDFACLMFKHLIQKPSEEKVRGIILDAVKIEQEFLTESLPVNLIGMNCILMKRYIEFVADRLMLELGFNKIYKAENPFDFMENISLEGKTNFFEKKVGEYQRMGVMAKSADNSFSLDAEF